The Synechococcus sp. M16.1 genome includes the window CCATCTTTCCTCGCTCGGTGCGGTACTGCCTGCAGGGCATCAGCGACACGTTGCAACAGATTCAGCAGCAGCCAAACCAAGACACCCCGGATGACCTCGACTGTTTGCGCGGACAGCTCCTGGCCCGCTGGAGCTATGTGCGGATCGACAACCTGATCGAAGCCGGTCTGCATGAAGCCATTGACCAGCTTCAGCAGGACCTCAACCAACTCCACAACCTGATCCAGACCCGCTACTTCACTAGCGCCGACCTCCGTTCCATCCCCACCGATCCTGCATGCGTGCTCTCATCGTTCACCGCCTGACGTATCGGTATGAGGCCCCCGTTTTCCTCGGGGAACATCGCCTGTGTTTGAGGCCTCGGGGGCAGGGGTTTCAGACCCTGCTGGAGCATCAACTCAGCGTGCTGCCGGAACCGGAGCAACGTCGGGAACTGGTGGCCGCCAGCGGCGACGAAATCCAACGGCTGCGTTTTCTCGGCAGCACTGATGAATTGGTCTTTGAGGCCCGCAGCCTGGTGGAGACCCGGCCAGCACCCCCGCTGGAAAGCTGCTTCAACGGATTGGAACCACCCCTGCCCTACCCACGGGGCCAGCTCAACAGCGACCTTCAGGGGGCCCTGGAGGGCTGGTTGCCCAACGGCCAGCACGAACCCGCGGCCATCGACCTCACCCAGGAAGCCCTGATGGGCAGCAACCAGCAAACCCTGGCTTTTCTGAAGCAACTGATTGAGCTGATTCAGGAGCGGGTGAAATACACCCAACGCCATGTGGGCCCCGCCTGGCCGGCGGGTCGAACTCTGCGCGAACGTATCGGCTCTTGCCGTGATCTGGCCATGCTGATGGTGGCCTGCTGCCGTGTGGTGGGTCTCCCCGCCCGATTTGTGAGCGGCTATCAACTGCAGCAACCTCCCCCGAAGGATTACGACCTGCATGCCTGGGCAGAGGTTTACCTGCCGGGAGCGGGCTGGCGCGGCTTTGACCCCAGTGCCGGGATGGAAGTCAACGAGCGCTACGTGGTGCTGGCCACCTCCTCCAAGCCGGAACTCACCGCAGCTGTGAGCGGCAGCTTCAGCGGCCCCCCGGGAACAAACAGTGAATTGACCTGGCAGATTCAGATCAGCGAAGAAGCCTCCGCAACGGAAACCCCTTCACGCAACCTGGTTCAGGCCGCCTGAAGCAACGGTTCCACCCCGTGCAACTGGGGCTTCGGCGCCGAGCTGTGGGTGGCTGCCATCAAAGCCGGAATTTCGGCGCTGTTGTAAACGCGAAATTCATGCACCAGAGAAGCGCCTTCTTCACGAACCGCCTGGTTCAGAACGACGGAACCATCGG containing:
- a CDS encoding transglutaminase family protein; the protein is MRALIVHRLTYRYEAPVFLGEHRLCLRPRGQGFQTLLEHQLSVLPEPEQRRELVAASGDEIQRLRFLGSTDELVFEARSLVETRPAPPLESCFNGLEPPLPYPRGQLNSDLQGALEGWLPNGQHEPAAIDLTQEALMGSNQQTLAFLKQLIELIQERVKYTQRHVGPAWPAGRTLRERIGSCRDLAMLMVACCRVVGLPARFVSGYQLQQPPPKDYDLHAWAEVYLPGAGWRGFDPSAGMEVNERYVVLATSSKPELTAAVSGSFSGPPGTNSELTWQIQISEEASATETPSRNLVQAA